The DNA region cttcctaagtgtattGCTTTGTACTTGTCTTTGTTGAGTTCCATcatgttgaattcagaccaattttccaatttatcaaggtcattttaaatTTGAATCCTGCCCTTCAATCAAAGTGCTTCTAGtgtctcccagcttggtgtcatccataaTTTTTATATgcatactctccacttcattatccaaatcattaataaaaatattgaatggtaTTagacccagtacagatccctgtgggaccccactagatacatcttcccagtttgacagcaaaccactgataactgcttcttgagtatgttttttttaatcagttgtgcaTCCACTCTGCAGTAATTGAATCTataccacatttccctagtttgattATGAGAATTTCATGTAAGACTGTGTCTAAAGCtgtactaaaatcaagatatatcacaactTCTGCTTTCCCTCTCTGCCATCCATTAGGCCAGTaatccttctcaaagaaggaaattaatttGGCTCGGCatgctttgttcttgacaaatccatgttggctattacatATCACCCTAtcatcctctaggtgcttacaaattggttgtttaataattttttccagtatctttccaagtatGAAAGCTAGACTGACTGGTCCATAGTTCCCTGGGTGgtctttgttcctcttttcaaAAGACAGgtgctatatttgcccttctccggCTCTCTGAGatctcacctgtcctccatgagttctcaaagatagtccctaatggttctgagattttCAGCTAGTTTCTTAAGTACCCCACAGTGAATTTGATCAGGTCCTGCTGACTTAAATACATCTAACatacctaaatattctttaacatgtTCTTTCCTTATGCTAGCTTGTGCTCCTTCCTCCaagttgttaatattaattatgttaaGTGTTtggtcacaattaacctttttagtgacgacttaagcaaaataggcattaaatacctcagccttcttgatgtcatctgttattagctctcctttcccactaagcagtggacctacactttccttcatctttctcttattcccaatgtatttatagaatctcttcttattgcctttcatGTCTCCTGCTAGGTGTAACTTGTTTTGTCCCTTaacttttctgattttgtccctacatgcttgtactATTTCtttgtactcatccttagcaatttgtccatgtttccattttttgtaggattTATTTTTGATTTGCAGGTAATTAAAGAACCCCTGATGCAGCCATGTTGGCTTCTTAGTCTTCTTCCTTCACAACAGGATAGTTTGCTGCTGTGGTATAATGTTGTGGTTTGGAACCTTCTCTGGTAATACCCCTTTGGGTTTATGTTCCCAGTCAGCTACTTTACAGCTACGACAGAGTGGTAGTCTTGGAGTAGATTGCTCTTATAGGATGTAGTGCAGGCCAAGTTCTCCAGTGTAACTGAGGAATATTTGATAGCTAACACCTTGGTGACAAATCTGTGTTCCTGCTATCAGGCTGCTCAGGAAGGAAGCAGACTCAGCtccaatttaaaatattaagtgaTAAGATGGCTAGAAATGAAACCTGCTCCCTCcaataaaaaataattgatttaaaaaaaatatccttgAGGGAAACAAACAAACGTCAAAGGAGAACAGATAAAGGTTAGCTGAAGTCAATAAAATGGAACATGTAATCTGAATGCTTGAGTAGCTATTAGTATGAAAAAAACAATAGAGCAGACAGCACTCACTTGGGTTATGAACAAAAAATGAATGAACTTTAGCCAGAGAGGGGATAAGAGGAATGCAAACCCCATTCAgatatacaaaaacctgctcgggggtgggggtggtgggcaCTAGGCAAACCTAATCCTTCACACTCCACAGAAACCCTCAACACAGGTTGTAGGGCTGTAGCCATCCAGTCTCCAGCTGCTTGCCAGGGGGAAGAGATGTTGCACAGAGCATTCTCTTCTTCCATACCCAGACTTGCAATCTGGATAAGCAAGTACCCAAGTACTTTTTCTTGTACAAAGCTCTAGTTCTTTAATTACACAATTTGTGAAGACTAGACCTGTGTGAATGGTTTACCTCAAACCACAAAACTACTCAAAACTATTCTTGGTTTGGATTTGCGCTGTGTCCATGAACCAGCATGGTTTGATCACATTTTGTTTGAATCCACAAACTGTTCATGAGCTTCTTGTGAACTTCCCCTCCCTTACATGTGGatatccatgaacttatcttgaATCTAGTCCCTAGAATAATGTTTGACAGGAAAAAGAAATTTTGCAGGTacaggggaaaaaagcagcacTATATTTTACTAAAATAAATGGTGATATAGATGTTGTTCAAATCTGGCTttcataaaaatgaatttaattttttaaataaattttggaTTAGGCCAACAGGAATTGTGGATTACTCAGAGACTCAGATATTTCATTCCCAAAATCTTGATTTAGCTGTAACTGTCAACCTCAAATAGTAAAAGACTGAAAGTAGATTGTCAATTAACTTCTTCCACGTATTTTCTGATTTGAAAAACAATTCAGCGATATTCAGTTTCCAGTGAGCATTTCTAACAAAGGGCAAGCAGCACAACTCCCCACCTAAGGCCAGCATGGGGGTGTGAAAACAAATTAATAGAAGTTGTGGTCAGAGTCTTCTGCATTAAAATAAGCTTCTTAATAGTATATTTCTCTGTCATCCAACTTATTTCTAAATCATGTAGGTCCCTATCTTGAAAGGAGTTTTGTATAGAGCTGCACTAATTGCAATGGGCTCTATGTGGGTGCAGTGATGGATCAGCATAGAGCTCATTGCATGATCAGGCCTTTAGTAACTGTCTTAGGTTTTGAATGGCATTGATAAGATACTTGCCTTGGCATCTGCTTCTCCATTTCTAAAAGTTGTACTTTGGCTCTTGATTATTCCTTGCATCATTAGCTCCTCAAGGATATCTGATGACTTTTGCCTCTCCCGTTCCTGTAAGTGCATTGGTTTATTGACAAATCCACCACTGAGTAacatgatgtctttaaaaagaaagtgttTAAAATTATTACTCGCACAGAGCTGAGATCAATTTGCCAATTTAATTTCAATGTCACTTCCAATCCTGTAACTTCTCcatgtatttatttacagagggtgCCCAATGCACAAAGCCTTATGCGCCACTTAAACTCTGCATTAAGGTTTTAAATGGTCTTAAATGATGTACTGGCTTTGTGCTGGCTGTCTGCATGGGATGAATCCCACACTGTGTCCTCTTAGGTCGACATTCAGGAGAGCATCCCTATTTGAGGATATGCTGaggtcccatggaagtcaatattTACATGTTTTCCTGAACCGGGCCTTAGTGAGTCTTTGtaattcagattttaaaatattcattgagCCAGTTAGAGAACTCTACCATTTTTGGATGAGAATAGGTTATCCATTAGCAATGAGCTTTCTATAGACCATTGCACTCtatgaaattgaaacaaaaaccTTTCATATGCTTCCATGACCTATATTTGGTTGTAAGAAAGTGTACGCCCTTGCGTCTGATTACATTTGTTTTCTGCActaattatatatttataaacaggaattaagaataaaaaaaatttttgatAACCCTTCTAAGCTGCTGTTAGGTTTCCACATATTAGACATGAACTATAAACAAGGAACACTTTGTTGCCAAGATAGATCAGGTTTGCAGCCCTTGGTTTGCAATTACACCGTCTACATTAGCAAAAGTGAGGGCTTTTGTGAGATGTAGAGTTGGACCACATCAGAATGACAGTTGTTTGACATCTGTCACTTTTTCATGAGTGGCGTGAAAATCCAATTGATATATTTTATTGTGAGAAAACAAGAACAGTAAGCCTGTATAGGgttatttttttcagaatattGAGATCATACCTGCCCAAAGATGACTTTAGCAGTCATCTGTAGCTGTCACCCAAAAATCAGAGGGGGCTAGCCTTCCAACCAGCATCAAAAATATGTCAGCAAAAACAGGCTTATGTGCTCACAGACTAAGTGTGCTAAAAGGATATGTACTCTTTCAAGTTAAGGAAGGGCCATGTTGCATAATACccatttaaaattaacattttcccAGCAATGAGTTAGCCACTCCCAACTTCCTTTTGAAGACTCTTTGTGAACTGTAATCTCAAAAGTGTCATTGGTCTTTTAGTCTCTCTTACTTTATATTTCTACATGAGTGACACTATGAATAGCTTAGCAATTTTTGGCCAGTAAGTTTGCAGGCACACATATGCAGGTAAGAAAAATCCTTTCTCTTGATGCTGTTATATATATGTGAGCATACTCAATAGTGTGTGTGAAAAATAAGCATGCATTTGTGTGTTCAGCAAACTTTCTGGAATGCAGGACCTTGATGTCTTGGGAACATAGattatattttgcttttctgtaacaaaaaattaggaaatgtgtATAATGCTCATTATAATAGGCCccataaaagtattttaaatatagcaagaaaaatgacaaaagatgTAATCACATTGACATTTTCTCAACATATTTTACTTATTACTGGGATCAAAACTATGATTCATGATGTAAAATATAAAGCCATATTTAATTGTATGATTTCACCAgagtggagagaggaaaaaatatgaAGTTAAACATAACCAAGCAATGATGTTTATCACAAAATATGACTTAAAAGTATTAGTACTACAAtccatatttataaagcactcATCCCTCAGAGTATGAATGCTAGTAATAACCCTTTGTGCTTACATAGCATTTTTCTATTGAGGGGCTCCAAGTATTTTCAGTGAGGGCAAATAAAGTTTGCTGTAACGACTTTTACTTACATATTTCCttaactcgtgtgtgtgtgtgcatgtgtgagagagagagtgagtgaaaaACATGTTACCCCAAAACACAATTTTACCCATTTAGATTTATCAGTCTAGCTCTATATCTTACACAGAATGTTCTCAGGCAAATATAGCTGTTTAATTTTAATGTGGAGGAAACCAAGAGACATGGGAATGGAAtttaagttgtttttaaaaagcagcaaactCTAGTATTTATTCCTTTAATGTTCACTTGGAAACACTGTTTTATTGCAGGCCTTGCTTGTAACAAAGAACAGTTACTTTAGACTTTCATTTTGACTAAGTTTGTTTATGAAATTCAAACCATTCTTAGTTCTTAGAAGACAGGCAAATACGGGATTTAAACAGCAAAATAAGTGTTTTAATGTGTACCATCTGCTGTTAGTTTAGCAACTCTTACCACTGCCAAAGTATCTTAAACTTATACAAGGGTCAAAGCTGAATGTTCCCTTTTGCACTTACACAGCCTGGggtagatccttagctggtgtaaaaatTTACATAGCTTTATTGCCTTCGCTGGAGCTATGACAGTtttcaccagcagaggatctgcccctaaatatttatttccattttgttcCTTAACTTCAATGTGAATTTAGTGCATGTGAAAGGCCAAATTATTCCCCTGCTTAACCACAAAACAGTAACAACACTGGCAGGGTCAATGCCAATATGTCACAACCCTAACTGGGAGTGCGGGATCTTGTGTAGGAGCGACGTGGGAGTTCATTCTCCATGATCTGTTCAACAAGCCTGCCAACAAGGGTGAAAATTACTGTCTATTATGATTGTGAGAATTGAGTCACACAAAGTTAAAATCAGTAATTGTATATTACTGAGTTGGGCCAGATTTGAACAACTGATTAGGGAGCGCAGCCCTGCAAATGCTTGGAGTCAATGGGACATTACATTGCACTGTGTAGTAACTGTTTGCACAACTGGTCTCAAAGAGGTGAATGGCTCTGTATCTTCTTCCTTTTGGTTGCTATGAGGTTTTTGGTTGTTTACCTGTGTTTTGCCCGTTATTTTTTTCTCTGGGAGAAGGTGAACTTTCTTTACCTTTCCCAGGTAAATTTCCCCCACTGAGTTCATCTTCACGTTTTACTCCACTGACTAAGGTGCCTTTTGACCCAGCAGACCCATCTCGAAGGGTGGAGCCAGTTGCTCTCTGAGATGGGTCATTATTAGCCtgtgagaaaaagaaataaatacatgAGAAAGACACTTAGGGAAATTTAATCCCATGTATAAGCAGACAGTTCCTGAAATAGCTCTATAAAAGTGTCAGGCTTAGAGCGGAGCAGAACACAGCTCTGTGCATCTGTGTTACTCCCGAAATGTCCTGACAGTGAGCCACATTTTCTCATAGATTATCGACTATGTTAATAAAATGAAGAAGAATTTCAAGAACAGAAGCAGTGACCTCACACCTGGCTGTGTCCTTGGTCACATTAAAAGTAAAGTCTTGAAACAATTCTAAATGAAGCTTTGTTTGGAACTATGTAGGAAGATGTGACCACAATAAACATTCAGGAGTCTTAAATAATCACTTTCTAAGGATCCCATCCTACATGCCTAACTCAGTGGCAGCTTTGGGTGCCCAAGAAATGCAGGCTTGggctttaaatgtattttattttttatgcttTTGAGCCTTAATTCTGCAATAGCAAGAAGGGCAACAATAGTGTGCTCCATTTTATGCCAATTAATCATGATCCTTATGCTCCCAGCAAATGGCTAAGGCAGCCTTTGGTTGGGCAAAATTTCTGTGCCCTCTGTTATGCTGTGTCCATGACAGTGTGCAGTTGGTACTGACAAAGCTGGTGACAGGGCAATGCCTGCATCTGGACTCTCCCCATTACATGCCGCTTAGAATTCCACTCTCCTGAACTCATGCCATTTCTCTTTTCTAACAAGAGGATGACACCGGACACATTTGCAGCTTCCTTCAATGATCGGACACAAATCCTGTAAAGAAAGTTGCGCACTTGCTGCATACAGAACACACTATTGAATCCGTTGAAACATGACATCAGCTAAAATATTTTTGCCTGCATGTGGTGGCGAATCCATTGTCCACTCCCATAGCACAACATAACCTCTCAAAGCAGATGAGCAAATATGCAACAAACTGTCTTCATATGCTCATGCCACTCCAGAGTGCCCTCAGGCATTGTAATATATAATCTCCTGGGTCAGACTTACCTATACATATGTGATCATTCATCATTGATGTGGAAGGAGCATCTAGAGGGATCTAGCACCCTTAATTAGAGGAATGAGGGAGAGCATTACAAAAACCTTCCAGTCTCCATAAAGAATTGTTAAAATCTATAAATCCATatccacagacacacagtgagccTGCCTTGTCTGTGTCCCTGCAATGCAGGCTTGTACCAGCTTGAGTGAGTTCTGTGTTAAGGGCTGATATAAAGAGTTGCCCAAAGAAAGCTCTCTCTTGTAACATCCTGTTCCACATCTGCGTGGGAAAAGTTGTTACCTGGGCCTTGGCTCCCCAGCCATTCGGCAGCTCCTTGACTGATGGCTGCAGCACCTCTACCCTGCTGGAACTGCCGCAGCCCATGGCAAGACCGTGTCCACCTTCTTCTCTTGCTTTGAAGGTCCAGGAGGAGCTCGGCTGTGCACGGTCACTAGGGACTCAGGCAGTTGCCTGGGCCTGTTGCTACAATAAATGACAACACAAAAGGTTTCCTCCTAGAGTTTGGGAGAttgcagtacacacacacacatcacctaTGTCCAGGTGATCTCACCTTATGGTGAGAGGGAACCTGGCTTCCCTGTGCCAGCTGCGGGCACTGGAGTGACAGCAGCAAGTTTCTGCAGGTCACACAAGAGGGCAGGATGCCTCCAggctttttaaagggaaaaaaagatgttttcaTGTAACTTTTTCCCATACTGCAATTTCTACCCAGATTCCTCCCATCACCTGTGATTGTCCATCATTTTTAGTAATGGCAAAGGATGCAGAAAATAAATGCCACCCAACCTAGAATTTCAAGGGTCTTATTGTGGGTTATGTAACTGCAACTTGTTGGCAAAACTTCTGCATTTCAGGGAGAGGTAGTGTAGTCCAACAGAAAGGGAGATTAGCGAACACCAAGGATAGAGCTTTCAAATGTATATTGGAAATGCCAAAGAGCCTAATGATTGTTGTTTGTTTCTGTTACCATCCACAGGGTTAAGTGAGTTTCCAAACATAAAAGAATACACGGTCCTTGCCTCAAAAAGCTTATATGAGAAAAGATAACAGAGAAGTGGTAGGGAAAAGAAGTACAACATGCAAGTAAAGTGATGAAGGTGATAACCTGCTATGTCTTGGTAAAGCAATGTTTTGATATCTCATTGTTTTGTtagtaaaacaaatgtattatctCCCAATATCCATAAAGTTGCTATAATCAGCTATTTAGTTTCTTGTGAACACTGAGAATttgctctttctttttaaaatttcctctcttttttattttttttggcataTTTTGATCTCTTACTGAGAGCCAGTGAGGAGATTTTCACTTCTAGAGACCTGGATCACAAAATTAAAAAGGGTTTGTGGGCTTTTTCAGGTTCATATCACAAAACGCACTACAAAGATTTCCATAATTATCTCCTTTAGAACTGAAGTAGCAGGGGCATTCTGGGTAGATGGGACTGCCTGGAGATATTTACATGCGTATGTACTTTGTGCGAGTCAGTGGGGTTAGTCCATATGTGAGGATCAGGTGAACCCCAGAAGTAAAAGAGAATGCCTGCAAACTACAGTTGCCAGTAACTGTGAATCCAGAGACCCCTGAGATGCAATCCCATTTCAAGGACATTCTCTCTCTCCTGATGGTAAATTCTGTTCTCCTTTTATATCAATGTAACTCCATTGGAGATTGGACTTCTGGGGCAGCTTTCAGTTGACAGGGAGTGCAGGCTTAgcccaataaaaatattacttttaGTTTTTCTGGCAAATGTTTATAGAATGTATGTAATCATAATATAATATGATTGCAAAGTTATTTCTTATTAGTATATTAATCAGCATGAATCACAGTGTGCTATGCAGATCTGGttgcttgtttgcttttgtgattaGGCACTTGTAACAA from Gopherus evgoodei ecotype Sinaloan lineage chromosome 2, rGopEvg1_v1.p, whole genome shotgun sequence includes:
- the STMND1 gene encoding stathmin domain-containing protein 1 isoform X1, yielding MGCGSSSRVEVLQPSVKELPNGWGAKAQANNDPSQRATGSTLRDGSAGSKGTLVSGVKREDELSGGNLPGKGKESSPSPREKNNGQNTDIMLLSGGFVNKPMHLQERERQKSSDILEELMMQGIIKSQSTTFRNGEADAKSEALEKPFKKPPAKLEKLKIEKKEVNALTMKDIKNSAEERRKTKEEQLKERLQSGRPFPAIAHQNIAELNEEGYSTSKGQEGTNIVQLLSFDLETDSLLEKEEIAVEIVNSNSEHFGAVESDTTYNTSLNEAF